Below is a genomic region from bacterium.
ACGTCCGCCCCGGCGACCCACGCGCCGCCCGCCGTGGGCGGCAGCAGCGTGGTCAGGATCTTGATCATCGTGCTCTTGCCCGCGCCGTTCGGCCCGATCAGCCCGTAGATCTCGCCCGCGTGGACGTCGATCGACACGCCGTCGACCGCGGTCACGTCGGTGTAGCGCTTCGTCAGGCCGTCCGTCCGGACGACCGCGGCGTCGCCGGTCATCTCAGCTCTCCCGTCTTCGCCTGCGCCGGCTGGAGCCGCCCGCGGAGCGCGTCGAGGCCCCTCCGCGCGGCGAGCAGCGCCGGCATCGGCGCGCCGGCGATCGCCTGGGCGATCTCGCGCCGGACGGCGGCGCGCGCCGCGGCCAGCAGCGCCTTGCCGCGCGCCGTAAGGGCGAGGCGCACCTGCCGGCGGTTCGCGGCATCGGTCGCGCGCGTGACCCAGCCGCGGCGCACCAGCCGGTCCACGAGCGAGGACGACGTCGCGGGGGTGATGCCGAGGTGCTCGGCCAGCGCGCGCAGCGCGCACCCGTCGTGGATCTCGATGTACACCAGCGAGCGGTACTGCGGCATCGTCAGGTCGGGGATCTGCCGCCGCATGCGCGCGCGGACGCGCCGCACCACGAGCGGCGCCACGTCGACCAGCCGGGCCGCGCACTCGATCGCGAGCCCACGGCGGCGGTCCGCGGCGCGGCCTGGGCGTTCGGTAAGCGGGGCGGTCATCAACCGTGAGTATAACATATTGTTCGTATGGCGAACAGTTTGCGGCACGGCTGCGGGGGTCCGTCCACCGCCGGCCCGGGGCGGACTGCGCCCGGGGCCGCGACGCTACGGCGCGTCCGGAAGATCGGTCGGGTGTGCCGTGACGGTGTGGGTCTCGGTGCCTCGGATATAGTGGATCGCGATCGGGTCGCCGGGCGTGTGGTGCCCGAGCGCCAGCAGCAGATCGTCGAGCGTCTTGATCGGACGGTCGCCGGCGCGGACGATTACGTCGCCCGGCCGGAGGCCGGCGCGGTCGGCCGCCGTCTCGGGATGCACCTCGGTAACCCGCACGGCCGTCGGCGCCTCGAGATGGTAGTGGACGGTGACGCGGCGGTCCACCGTGATCGTCTGCGCGCCGAGCCCGAGGTAGGCCCGCCGCACGCGGCCCTCGCGCATCAACTGCGAGGCGACCCAGACCGCGGTGTTCACCGGAATCGCGAAGCACAGGCCCTGGGAGCCCGCGATGACGGCGGTGTTGATGCCGATCACGGCGCCGCGCGCATCGACGAGCGGGCCGCCGGAGTTGCCGGGGTTGAGCGGCGCGTCCGTCTGAATGACGTTGTCGATGAGCCGGCCGTTCTCGGCCCGCAGGGTCCGCCCGAGGGCGCTGATCACGCCCGCGGTGACGGTCGCCTGGAACCCGAGCGGGTTGCCGAGCGCTACGACGAGCTGTCCGACCCGCAGGCGCGCGGAGTCCCCGAGCTCCGCCGCCGGCAGGCTCCCTTCCGGGACGCGCAGGACGGCGAGGTCGGCGTGAGGATCGGTGCCGACGGCCTGCGCCGGGAGCGTCTTCCCGTCGGAGAAGCCCGCCTGGATCCGCTCCGCGCCGCGGACGACGTGGCTGTTGGTTAGGATGAAGCCATCCGGGGCGATCACGACGCCGCTGCCGGCGCCGCGCATCGCCGGCACGCCGCGCCGCCGCAGGCGCTCGGGCGCCTCGCGCGTAGTGGCGAGGCTCACGACGGCCGGGCCGACGCGCTCGACGACGGCAATGACGGTGCGCGAGTAGGCGTCCAGCGCCTCGGATTCAGTCGCGGCCGCGATCTCGGGGGCGGCGGTCGGACCGGGCACAGGGCCGCTTTGGATCGTTACAGGTTGTGCGGTTCGAAGGAGATCGAGAGACATCTAAGTCCACCTCTGCGGGGGAAAACGGCGGACCGTTCGCCTCGATTCCACGCGGCCGGGAAGGAGGGCCGCGCCGAGAGGGAGCCGGTCAGCCGGCCTGCGGGCCGATCGCGGCCTGGACGGCGTCGAGCACGGCGCCGGATTGGACGAGCGCCAGCCCCAGCGTCAGGTCGGCCCCGACCGGCCGGTCGTCGGTCAGCCGGCCGACGCGGTCGCGGACCGCGCGGTAGGCGGCGGCGGTGCCGCGGCCGAGGCGGCCCCGTCCGAAGTCGACCGCTTGACAGGCGACCACCAACTCGATACCGGTGACCTGCTGGGCATGCTCCAGCACCCGCCGCGCCTTCCGCGCCGCGGCGGCGCCCATGCTGACGTGGTCCTCCTGGTTGCCCGACGAGGGGATCGAGTCGACGCTCGCCGGGTGGCTGAGCACTTTGTTTTCCGAGACGAGCGCGGCCGCCGTATACTGCGCCAGCATGTAGCCCGACTGCAGGCCGCCGCGCGGCGCGAGAAACGCCGGCAGGCCGGACAGGTGCGGGTTGACGAGCCGCTCGATCCGGCGCTCGCTGATGCCCGCGAGCACCGCGAGCGCGCACGTCACGTAGTCGAGCGGCAGCGCCAGCGGCTGGCCGTGGAAGTTGCCCCCGGAAACGACGTCGCCGGTGTCCGGAAAGAGGAGCGGGTTGTCGGTCGCGCTGTTGATCTCGACCGTGAGGACGTCCCGGAGATGGGCGAGCGCCTGGCGGGCCGCTCCGTGGACCTGCGGCATGCAGCGAAGCGAATAGGCGTCCTGCACCCGCGCGTACTCTGCGTGTGCGACGCGCTCGCTTTCCGCGACGAGCCGGCGAAGGTGGGCGGCGCTCGCACCCTGCCCCGGGTGCGGCCGGGCGGCGTGAAGCGCGGGCGCGAACGCCCGGTCGGTACCGCCGAGCGCTTCCAACGAGAGCGCCCCCGCGACGTCCGCGAGGGCCGCCAGGCGCTCGCCGTCCAGCACCAGCTGCGCGCCGAGCGCGCTCATCAGCTGCGTCCCGTTGATGAGCGCCATGCCCTCCTTGGCCTCGAGCGTAATCGGCGCGAGCCCGCGCCGCCGAAGGGCCGCACGGCCCGACAGCCGCGCGCCGTCGACGACGGCCTCGCCCTCACCGGTGAGGACGAGTGCCAGGTGCGCGAGCGGGGCGAGGTCGCCGCTGGCGCCGAGCGAGCCCTGTTCGGGGATGATCGGATGGATCCGCGCGTTGAGCAGGGCCAGCAGCATGTCGATGAGCTGCGCGCGGACGCCGGAGTGCCCGGCCGCGAGCGCGTTGGCGCGAAGCAGCAGCATCGCGCGCACGACCGGCTCCGGTAGCGCGGCGCCGACGCCGGCGGCGTGCGACCGGATGATGTTCTGCTGCAGCGTTCGCAGCCCGTCGGGCGGAATGATCGTCGTGCAGAGGTCGCCGACGCCGGTGGAAATCCCGTAGACGACGGCCCGATCCCGGAGGATGTCCTGCACCATCGTCCTGGCGCGCTCGACGCGCTCGCGCGCCGCGGCGCTCAGCGCGACGCGGGCGCCCTGCGCCGCGGCCTCCACGTCGCTCAGCCGGAGCGTGCGGCCGTCGATCTCGAGCGTACGGGCGCCGGCGTCGATGTGCGGTGTCCTACAGCACGTCGTCTCTCGGATTGGGCTTACCTTCGGCAAAGCGCGCCGGCCGCAGCGGACCGACGTCGAGGGACGTGGCCCGGCCGTCGAGGATGATCTCGCTCAGCAGCTGGCCGAGCGCCGGCGAGTGCATCACGCCGTGGCCGGACGAGCCGTTGATGAGGTACATGCCGTCGAGGCCCGGCGCCGGGCCGAGCAGCGCGTGGCGGTCCGGCGACATCTCGTAGAGGCCGGACCAGCACCGCGGCCGGTCGATCTGTGCGTCGCGAAGGATCGGGAAATACTCATGCACGAGCGGCAGCAGCTCGTCGAGCCACCGCGGGTCGAACGTCGTGTCAAACGGCTTCGCGAGGTCGTCCGGCGTGGGGTCGGTGGGCCACAGCAGCAGCACCCGCCCGTCCCGCACCCTGAAGTGTACGCCGTCCCAATGGCAGATCGTCATCGGCGTGTCGTCGGACAGCTTGGGAAACGGGAGCGTGACGCCGGTGTGGCGTTTCAGCGGCCGCACCGGCACGTCGACGCCGGCCTGCGCCGCGAAGACGCCGGCCCACGGCCCGGCGGCGTTGACGACGCAGCGCGTCGAGATCTCGCGGTCGCCGGCGCGCACGCCCGCGACCCGCCGCCGTCCGCCTTCTTCGCGGACGATGCACTCGACCCAGCCGGCCTCGTACTCCACGCGGACGCCGTTCCGCTGCGCGGCCTCGAGGTAGCCGCGGGTGATCTCGAGGGGGCGGATGAAACCGTCGCTCCGGCCGAACGTCCCGCCGACGACCCCGTCGATCTCCGCCCACGGCGCGATCCGCCGGATCTCTTCGGGCGTCACCTCCCGCGCGTCGTCGACGCCGGCCTCCCGCTGCGTTCGCAGCACCGACCGCAGCCCCCGCAGTTGCGATTCGTCCCGCACCATGAATAGGTACCCGCGGGGGCGGTAGTCCGGGTCGACGCCGGTCTCTTGCCGAAAGCGCAGCAGCTTCTCGCGGGCCAGCGCGGACAGCCGCACGTGCATCGGGCTCCCGAACTGCAGCCGGAAACCGCCGGTCGCCCGCGAGGTGCTGCCGCCGCCCGGCCGGCCGTAGCGCTCGAGGATGAGCACGTTGCGGCAGCCACGCGCGGCGAGGTGATGGGCGACGCTCGCGCCCATGACCCCGGCGCCGACGATGACGACGTCCGCGGTGTCCGTTGCCGGAACGCCTTACCGCAACGGATTCTTGCCGAGCAGGCCGCGGAGCGACATGATCTTGCCGGTATGGTAGCCGCGGTGAAAGCTGGCGTAGAGCAGCATCTCGCCGACGGTCTTGTAGGCTGACCCCGGCGCGTCGATCGGCCCCTCGTAGTTGGCGCCCGCGGCACGGTCCATCAGCGCTTTGTGTGTTTCGTCGAACACCGTCCGGACGTCGGAGAGCGGAGGGTAATCCTGCTCGCCGCCGCTACCCTGCTTGAAGAGCTCCGTGTACCGCGCGGGCACCGGGGACTCGCCGCCCGCGCGCCGCACGTAAATGCCGTCGACCAGGGCGAGGTGGCCGACCTGCCAGACGATCGGCGTGAGCTTTCCGGCCATCACGCGCCGCGCCTCCGCGTCCGAGACGCCGTCGATCGCCTCGCGCACCCGGCCATGTGACAGATCGAGCATCTTCGTGACGTAGCCCTTGGCGTCCATGATCCCGTCCTTTGCGCCACGCGGGCGGCGGCGGTGCGGCGCATCGCGGCGCGCCCCGCGGGCCCGGCGGCGAAGATTTGGCAGTGAAGAGTTCGGCGCGGGCCAAGAGGCGGCCCTTCCCCCGGGACGGATGCAGGCGGCGGGAATCCGCCGCCGCGCACCCCGTCGCTGCGCGTCCCGTGCCGCGACGGTGCGACCGCGCAGGAGCCGCCTCGAGATACCGCCGAACACCGGCTCGTGCTTCGGTCCGGGCGCGGCGGCATCGTGATGCTGGCGCTGGCGTGCGCCCTCGCGGGAACCCGCGCTTTCGCGCAGCCCGCCGCGCCCGCGGATGACGCGACCTTCGTGGTGCTCACCGTGGCGGCCGACGGCAGCGCCGTCACCCTCGGGACCGCGTTCTTCGTGGACGCGGACGGCACGGCGCTCACGAACAGCCATGTCGTGTACTCGGCACGGCAGAAGCCCGACCGGTACCGTCTCCTGGCCGTCGTCGGGCGGGAGTTCTACAGCGCGACCCTTGTGTGTGCCAGCACGCTCCCCTACGACCCGGCCACGGATCGGGTGGTGCCGAGCCGGGACGTCGCGGAGATCAAAATGACCCCGTCGCGCTTCCGGTTCGGCGAGTATCTGCTCGGTGAGGTCCAGCGCACCGCGCATCTCACCGCGCTGCCGCGCTTCCCCGCTCTACGGCTCGGTGAGAATCCGGCTCCGGGCACGCCGGTGCGCATCGTCGGCTACGGCCTAATCGGCTTCCCGCCGATCCCAGGCACGCGGTGGACGGCGACCGGCAGGGTGGACGAAATTGGCGGCGTGCCGGACGGGACCCCGGCGTTCCGCGTCGAGTCGACGAACCGGCCGCGCGAAGGCAACAGCGGGTCTCCGGTGCTCGACGCCTCCGGCCGCGTCGTCGGTATGTGGACGTGGAATGAGGAGGACAACCTCGCGTACGGGGTGGCGATCGCAAGTTCGGCGCTCCGGCGGCCGTGCGCCGCCGCGCACGACGCGCGGCCGGTCCGAGCGGACCGGCCGCGATGAGCCCGCGCTGAGTTTCCGAGGCCGCGGGCGCCGCTACTGCACCTCCGCCCGCGCGGCGACATCCCACGTGGCCTCGACGCGCCCGTTGCGCACGCACACGAGCCGCCGCGCCAGGTTCACCGTGGGGCAGACGTGGGCCGGGATCACCTCGACGAAGTCGCCGACGCGGAGCCGGCGGCCGTCCTCGGTCAGCTGCACGCGGCCGTGCTCTTCCCACAGCCGGTCGATCTGGCAGTCGGGATAGCCTCGCAGTACGCCGTGGCTCTCGCCCTTGCTGCTGAACGGCCCCCGCTCCGCCGTCAGCACCTTGCTGCCGGCGTCGAGTACCGCGACGGCCCGCGACGGCCGGCTGATCACCCGGCAGAGCACCACGAGCGCGCATTCCTCGGGCGTCGCGGATCCCCAGCGCACCTGCATCGCGTCGTTGAATACATAGGTCCCGGGGCGCACCTCCGTGACGCCCGGCACACGCGCGGCGGGCCGTCCGGTCGGTGTCGAGCCGACGCTGACGTCGTCCACGGGATAGCCCGCGGCGCGCAGGCGTTCCGCTTCGCGCACCATGATCTCGCCCTCTTCACGGCCGGCGGCGTCGAGATCCGGCCGGTAGCCCCGATAGGTGAAGATCCCGGCAAGACGCAGGCCGCGGGACGCGGCGACCGCCTTGGCCAGCGCGAGCAGCGGCTCGCCGGGCGCGACGCCGCACCGCCCGAGGCCGGTGTCGACCTCGAGCATGACGTCCACCGTCACGCCGGCCGACGCCGCGGCGTCGGCGAGCGGGGCGGCGACTTCCATACTGTCGACGCCGACGCGGACGCGGATCTTCCGCGCGAGGTCGAGCAACCGCGGCAGCTTGGGGCCGCCGACGACCTCGTAGGCGAGAAAGATGTCGTTGACGCCCGCGCGCGACATGACCTCGGCCTCGCCGATCTTGGCGAGCGTCAGGCCGACGGCGCCCGCGGCCAGCTGCCGGCGCGCGATCTCGACGCACTTGTGGGTCTTGCCGTGCGGCCGGAGCTTTACGCCGGCGTCATTGGCGTAGGCGGCCCACCGGGCGATGTTGCCTTCCAGCCGGTCGAGATCGACGACCAGCGACGGTGTATCGAGGGTTTCGATGCCGAGCGTCGGAGCCGTGGCGGTGGACATCCCGTTCCTCCTGATGTGCGCGTTGTCGTCCTAGCCGGTGACCGGGTCGTGCCGACCGGTCGCTTCGATCACATGAGTGCCCGCCCCGCCTTGCCGGCCCCGGCGTCGTACTGGCCCGCGGAGGAACCGCCGGCGAGGGGCTCCGCCGCGAGATGCCCTTCGAGCGCGTCGATGACGGCGGCGTCCAGACCCTCGTCGCTCCGCATCAGCATGAGGGCTTCCTGCGACGCCATCGCCGACCGGTACGGACGCCAGACCGTGAGCGCGTCGTACACTTCGGCGACCGCGAGCACCCGGGCCTCGCGCCCGATCTCGTCGCCGGACAGACCCCACGGATAGCCGCTGCCGTCGAGCCGCTCGTGGTGGAGGGCGGCCAGTTGCGCGAAATCCGCGAACGGCGGAATCTTGGACAGGATCTCGTGCGTCCGGCGTGGGTGCTGTTTGATTTCGGTAAACTCCGCGGGCGTGAGCGCGTCGGTTTCGTCGAGCGCGCGGTTGGCGACTCCGAGCTCGCCGATGTCGTGCAGGAGCCCTGCGCGGAGGAGCCGCTTCTGGCCCGCGCCATCGGCGCCGAGCCGGGCGCCGATCGCGGCGGCGAGCGCGCCGACGCGGGCGGAATGCCCCGCGGTCCACGGACGCTTGGAGTCGACGATGTCCGCGAAGGCGCGCGCGATCTCGTCGAGGCCGGCGTCGTCGACCATGCGGATGCGGTCCGGGGGCTCGGCGGCGGCCAGCCGGGCGGACGCCGCCGAGCCCCGAAGCCCCGCCCACCAGAGTTCGTCGCCTGCCCAGGCCGCGACCATCCCGGTCAGCGCGGGGTCGAACCATTTCCCTCGGCGCGATCGGGCCATCTGCAGGGCCGCTTCGGCGCCGCCTGCCGTGGCGAACACATCCACGGTCCGCGCGAGCCCCACGATCCTCGCCGCCAGCGGAATCACCTCGCCGCGCGTGCCGCTCGGATGGCCGCGTCCGTCCCACTGCTCATCCGCGCTTCGAATCGCCTGAGCGGTCGCTTCAGGAAGTCCGAGCCGCCGTGCCACCGCCGCTCCGCGCTCCGCGCGGCCGCTGATGAAGGTCCGTGCGACG
It encodes:
- a CDS encoding MarR family transcriptional regulator — protein: MTAPLTERPGRAADRRRGLAIECAARLVDVAPLVVRRVRARMRRQIPDLTMPQYRSLVYIEIHDGCALRALAEHLGITPATSSSLVDRLVRRGWVTRATDAANRRQVRLALTARGKALLAAARAAVRREIAQAIAGAPMPALLAARRGLDALRGRLQPAQAKTGELR
- a CDS encoding trypsin-like peptidase domain-containing protein translates to MPGPTAAPEIAAATESEALDAYSRTVIAVVERVGPAVVSLATTREAPERLRRRGVPAMRGAGSGVVIAPDGFILTNSHVVRGAERIQAGFSDGKTLPAQAVGTDPHADLAVLRVPEGSLPAAELGDSARLRVGQLVVALGNPLGFQATVTAGVISALGRTLRAENGRLIDNVIQTDAPLNPGNSGGPLVDARGAVIGINTAVIAGSQGLCFAIPVNTAVWVASQLMREGRVRRAYLGLGAQTITVDRRVTVHYHLEAPTAVRVTEVHPETAADRAGLRPGDVIVRAGDRPIKTLDDLLLALGHHTPGDPIAIHYIRGTETHTVTAHPTDLPDAP
- the hutH gene encoding histidine ammonia-lyase, translating into MPKVSPIRETTCCRTPHIDAGARTLEIDGRTLRLSDVEAAAQGARVALSAAARERVERARTMVQDILRDRAVVYGISTGVGDLCTTIIPPDGLRTLQQNIIRSHAAGVGAALPEPVVRAMLLLRANALAAGHSGVRAQLIDMLLALLNARIHPIIPEQGSLGASGDLAPLAHLALVLTGEGEAVVDGARLSGRAALRRRGLAPITLEAKEGMALINGTQLMSALGAQLVLDGERLAALADVAGALSLEALGGTDRAFAPALHAARPHPGQGASAAHLRRLVAESERVAHAEYARVQDAYSLRCMPQVHGAARQALAHLRDVLTVEINSATDNPLLFPDTGDVVSGGNFHGQPLALPLDYVTCALAVLAGISERRIERLVNPHLSGLPAFLAPRGGLQSGYMLAQYTAAALVSENKVLSHPASVDSIPSSGNQEDHVSMGAAAARKARRVLEHAQQVTGIELVVACQAVDFGRGRLGRGTAAAYRAVRDRVGRLTDDRPVGADLTLGLALVQSGAVLDAVQAAIGPQAG
- a CDS encoding DinB family protein, producing MDAKGYVTKMLDLSHGRVREAIDGVSDAEARRVMAGKLTPIVWQVGHLALVDGIYVRRAGGESPVPARYTELFKQGSGGEQDYPPLSDVRTVFDETHKALMDRAAGANYEGPIDAPGSAYKTVGEMLLYASFHRGYHTGKIMSLRGLLGKNPLR
- a CDS encoding serine protease, coding for MLRSGRGGIVMLALACALAGTRAFAQPAAPADDATFVVLTVAADGSAVTLGTAFFVDADGTALTNSHVVYSARQKPDRYRLLAVVGREFYSATLVCASTLPYDPATDRVVPSRDVAEIKMTPSRFRFGEYLLGEVQRTAHLTALPRFPALRLGENPAPGTPVRIVGYGLIGFPPIPGTRWTATGRVDEIGGVPDGTPAFRVESTNRPREGNSGSPVLDASGRVVGMWTWNEEDNLAYGVAIASSALRRPCAAAHDARPVRADRPR
- a CDS encoding alanine racemase, whose translation is MSTATAPTLGIETLDTPSLVVDLDRLEGNIARWAAYANDAGVKLRPHGKTHKCVEIARRQLAAGAVGLTLAKIGEAEVMSRAGVNDIFLAYEVVGGPKLPRLLDLARKIRVRVGVDSMEVAAPLADAAASAGVTVDVMLEVDTGLGRCGVAPGEPLLALAKAVAASRGLRLAGIFTYRGYRPDLDAAGREEGEIMVREAERLRAAGYPVDDVSVGSTPTGRPAARVPGVTEVRPGTYVFNDAMQVRWGSATPEECALVVLCRVISRPSRAVAVLDAGSKVLTAERGPFSSKGESHGVLRGYPDCQIDRLWEEHGRVQLTEDGRRLRVGDFVEVIPAHVCPTVNLARRLVCVRNGRVEATWDVAARAEVQ
- a CDS encoding HD domain-containing phosphohydrolase, with the translated sequence MQAPSIRLSDVLSPLSAALDLAEGQPAGHAVRTGLIGMRLADELGLDAATRSALFYALLLANAGGPGTAGEVTALLDGDDRALKAGFATVDWTRAVAAARYGLRHAGEGRPVWSRTRAVVRAAGAVGRVARTFISGRAERGAAVARRLGLPEATAQAIRSADEQWDGRGHPSGTRGEVIPLAARIVGLARTVDVFATAGGAEAALQMARSRRGKWFDPALTGMVAAWAGDELWWAGLRGSAASARLAAAEPPDRIRMVDDAGLDEIARAFADIVDSKRPWTAGHSARVGALAAAIGARLGADGAGQKRLLRAGLLHDIGELGVANRALDETDALTPAEFTEIKQHPRRTHEILSKIPPFADFAQLAALHHERLDGSGYPWGLSGDEIGREARVLAVAEVYDALTVWRPYRSAMASQEALMLMRSDEGLDAAVIDALEGHLAAEPLAGGSSAGQYDAGAGKAGRALM